One genomic region from Bacillus aquiflavi encodes:
- a CDS encoding solute symporter family protein yields MNFTVIVLFLIIVASTLVITYFAAKRTQTASDFYTAGGGLTGWQNGLAISGDYLSAASFLGIAGAISLNGFDGFLFSIGYLVAYLVVLFIVAEPLRNLGKYTLADMINARFNAKKIRAAAALSTITIVIFYMIAQLVGAGALIQLLFGIDYWLAVLIVGVMMTIYVLFGGMTATSWVQIIKAVLLMIGTAVISFLVLAKFNFNILSMFDEMRTSTPLGEAYLNPGVKYTMPLDTISLMIALVFGTAGLPHILMRFFTVKDAKTARSSVMWATWIVGIFYLMTIFLGFGAAAFVGFETIKEANPAGNMAAPLLANVLGGDFLMSFVAAVAFATILAVVAGLVLSGASAFAHDIYGQIIKKGKITEKQQMLAARYASIGVSVFSILLALFAQKMNVAFLVSLAFCVAASANLPIIVFTIYWKRFNTTGAITGMMSGLLSSLILVSISPNVFALDGSALFIGEPLFPLTNPALISVPLGFIGSIVGTLLSSHSDAKKYAEVTVRANTGYRENI; encoded by the coding sequence GTGAATTTTACTGTTATTGTCCTATTTTTAATAATTGTCGCAAGTACACTTGTCATTACGTATTTTGCTGCTAAACGCACTCAAACTGCAAGCGATTTTTATACTGCTGGCGGGGGGTTAACCGGTTGGCAAAATGGGTTGGCTATTTCAGGAGACTACTTATCAGCAGCATCCTTTCTTGGAATTGCTGGTGCAATATCACTAAATGGTTTTGACGGATTTTTATTTAGTATCGGATATCTTGTTGCCTATTTAGTCGTTCTCTTTATTGTTGCTGAGCCTTTACGAAATCTTGGTAAATATACGCTTGCTGATATGATTAATGCTCGATTTAATGCGAAGAAAATTCGTGCCGCTGCTGCCTTAAGCACGATCACAATTGTCATCTTCTACATGATTGCCCAGCTAGTTGGGGCCGGTGCACTTATACAATTATTGTTTGGAATCGACTATTGGTTAGCTGTTTTAATCGTTGGTGTCATGATGACAATTTATGTGTTATTTGGGGGGATGACAGCTACAAGCTGGGTTCAAATTATAAAAGCTGTTTTATTAATGATCGGAACAGCTGTTATTTCCTTTTTAGTGCTAGCTAAATTTAACTTTAATATTTTGAGTATGTTTGATGAAATGAGAACGTCAACCCCACTAGGAGAAGCGTATTTAAATCCGGGGGTTAAATATACGATGCCGCTCGATACGATCTCACTAATGATTGCGCTCGTTTTTGGAACTGCTGGATTACCGCATATTTTAATGAGGTTTTTTACAGTTAAAGATGCAAAAACAGCTCGTTCTTCTGTCATGTGGGCGACATGGATTGTCGGAATCTTTTACTTGATGACCATTTTCTTAGGTTTTGGCGCCGCTGCTTTCGTTGGCTTTGAAACAATAAAAGAGGCCAATCCTGCTGGTAATATGGCGGCACCACTACTAGCTAACGTTCTTGGCGGAGACTTCTTAATGTCATTTGTTGCTGCTGTGGCATTTGCAACCATTCTCGCTGTCGTAGCTGGTCTTGTATTATCAGGTGCTTCGGCATTTGCTCATGATATATACGGACAAATTATTAAAAAAGGAAAAATAACAGAAAAGCAGCAAATGCTCGCTGCTCGTTATGCTTCAATTGGTGTTTCAGTTTTCTCTATTTTATTAGCTTTGTTTGCCCAAAAAATGAATGTTGCTTTCCTCGTGTCTTTAGCCTTTTGTGTGGCTGCAAGTGCTAACTTACCAATTATAGTGTTTACAATTTATTGGAAGCGCTTTAATACAACAGGAGCCATTACGGGAATGATGTCAGGGTTATTATCTTCCCTTATATTAGTTTCAATAAGTCCAAACGTATTTGCTTTAGACGGTTCAGCTTTATTTATTGGGGAGCCACTATTTCCATTAACAAATCCAGCCCTTATATCTGTACCTCTAGGTTTTATTGGATCAATAGTTGGAACATTACTCTCAAGCCATTCTGATGCTAAAAAATATGCTGAAGTAACAGTTAGAGCAAATACAGGCTATCGGGAAAATATTTAA
- a CDS encoding DUF485 domain-containing protein, with protein sequence MDQLESNQKGTIDFEAIAASEKFNELKNEKKKFVVPFTFIFLIFYIMLPILTSYTDILERPAVGSISWVWVYSLFLFIMTWTFVMLYVRKAASLDISAKEILTEQEVKGGKAV encoded by the coding sequence ATGGATCAATTAGAGAGCAATCAAAAAGGAACGATCGATTTTGAAGCGATTGCTGCAAGTGAAAAATTTAATGAATTAAAAAATGAAAAGAAGAAATTTGTTGTCCCATTTACATTTATCTTTCTGATTTTTTACATTATGTTACCGATACTTACATCCTATACTGATATTTTGGAAAGACCTGCCGTAGGATCAATATCATGGGTCTGGGTTTACTCTTTATTTTTATTTATTATGACATGGACATTCGTTATGCTCTATGTGAGAAAAGCAGCCTCTCTTGATATTTCAGCAAAAGAAATATTAACAGAGCAAGAAGTAAAAGGGGGTAAAGCAGTGTGA